One genomic region from Bacillus horti encodes:
- a CDS encoding ECF transporter S component: MSVKLSRYRLIIATALIVIVIPITILYGIYFLNDRKYYFISMLIITFTLVPFLLVFEKRAPQARELIVIAVLSAIAVAGRAAFFMLPQFKPVVAIVIIAGVSLGAEAGFLVGVLTGFVSNFFFGQGPWTPWQMFCFGIIGFIAGLLFKKGKLNRTKLSLCVYGGLATFFIYGGIINIGSLMMFTAEFSFEALVATYISAIGFDLIHAVATVFFLYILSQTMLEKLDRIKVKYGLIEREKYS, translated from the coding sequence ATGTCGGTAAAGTTGAGTCGTTATCGTTTAATCATCGCAACCGCCTTGATTGTCATCGTGATTCCGATAACTATTTTGTACGGTATCTATTTTTTAAACGATCGAAAATATTATTTTATCAGTATGCTGATCATTACCTTTACTCTCGTCCCATTCCTGCTAGTCTTTGAGAAGCGTGCGCCTCAAGCTCGTGAGCTTATTGTCATCGCGGTTTTATCAGCAATCGCGGTTGCAGGTCGGGCGGCTTTCTTTATGCTTCCGCAGTTTAAACCGGTCGTCGCCATTGTTATTATCGCAGGAGTTTCACTGGGGGCTGAAGCCGGTTTTCTGGTGGGGGTATTGACCGGCTTTGTATCGAACTTCTTCTTTGGACAGGGGCCATGGACACCTTGGCAGATGTTCTGCTTTGGAATTATTGGGTTTATAGCCGGATTGCTATTTAAGAAAGGAAAGCTAAACCGGACCAAACTATCTCTTTGTGTGTACGGGGGATTGGCCACCTTCTTTATTTACGGAGGAATAATCAACATCGGTAGCCTGATGATGTTCACGGCCGAGTTTTCGTTCGAAGCGTTAGTGGCAACGTATATTTCAGCGATCGGTTTTGACCTCATACACGCGGTGGCGACAGTGTTTTTCTTGTATATTTTATCGCAAACGATGCTAGAGAAGCTGGATCGGATCAAGGTGAAGTATGGTCTTATTGAACGAGAAAAGTATAGCTAG
- a CDS encoding DHA2 family efflux MFS transporter permease subunit has product MQNKGVIIVIISAAFLFTFSQFLLITAYPTIMKEFNVNTTQVQWLTTASLLTTIIFIPLTGYLADKFSSRSLVIFSLGCLVLGTLIGCLSVAFSQLIFSRVVQSIGGGMMLPLVQIILLTVFPYERRGFAMGLLGAVVNVAPASAPALSGIIIDLLDWRALYWVLLPLACAVLLLAFIVMKDVLGKKDTKLDLFSIMLSALGFSFFVFGLSNISVVGFINVMVIIPLLIGIFTLFLFVRRQLLLRTPVLNLRLISNSTFRLTTFLIFINMMLLLSMETLLPMFSQEVLGTSAFLSGLLLVPGTIILSVVTFISGNLYDQYGGKKIALMGFSLTFTSLILMITIGMESSPYWIMIFFCVFMMGFGFTLMPLVTVSMNALENTDISHGSAIINTVRQFGLIFGIIVFSSIVSMTTSVMGTPYEVGAYWGTTYAFILMAIFALIGLILACFLKEENKAANHAT; this is encoded by the coding sequence GTGCAAAATAAGGGCGTCATTATTGTCATCATTTCTGCAGCTTTTCTATTCACGTTTAGCCAATTCTTATTAATCACTGCTTATCCAACTATTATGAAAGAATTTAATGTAAATACAACGCAAGTTCAGTGGTTAACTACCGCCTCTTTACTTACCACTATTATCTTTATACCCTTAACCGGATATCTAGCGGATAAATTTTCATCTAGATCTCTTGTGATCTTTTCACTCGGATGTTTAGTACTGGGAACACTGATTGGATGCCTTTCCGTGGCTTTCAGTCAATTGATTTTTTCAAGAGTGGTTCAGTCCATAGGTGGTGGCATGATGTTGCCGCTTGTGCAGATAATTTTATTGACCGTGTTTCCCTATGAGCGACGAGGATTCGCTATGGGACTTTTGGGAGCTGTTGTTAATGTGGCTCCTGCAAGTGCTCCAGCTCTTTCCGGTATAATTATTGATTTACTTGATTGGCGTGCTTTGTATTGGGTTTTACTGCCACTAGCATGTGCAGTGCTATTGCTGGCTTTCATTGTCATGAAAGATGTTTTAGGGAAAAAAGACACAAAACTTGATCTCTTCTCAATTATGCTTTCTGCACTGGGATTCTCATTTTTTGTTTTTGGTTTAAGTAATATCAGTGTAGTTGGATTTATAAATGTGATGGTGATCATTCCGTTATTAATCGGTATATTTACGTTGTTCCTTTTTGTTCGCCGACAATTGCTTTTAAGAACGCCTGTGCTAAATCTTAGATTAATCAGCAATTCAACTTTCCGTTTAACAACTTTTTTAATATTTATTAATATGATGCTTCTCCTGTCTATGGAGACATTACTTCCTATGTTTTCCCAAGAGGTCCTGGGCACAAGCGCTTTCCTATCAGGCTTACTTTTAGTTCCCGGAACGATTATTTTATCGGTTGTAACCTTTATCTCCGGTAACTTGTATGATCAATATGGAGGTAAGAAAATAGCATTAATGGGATTCTCGTTGACATTCACCTCATTAATTTTAATGATTACGATAGGAATGGAAAGCTCGCCCTATTGGATTATGATCTTTTTTTGTGTGTTTATGATGGGATTTGGATTTACTCTCATGCCACTTGTAACCGTGAGTATGAATGCTCTTGAAAATACTGATATTTCACATGGATCAGCTATTATTAACACGGTGCGTCAATTTGGATTAATCTTCGGAATTATTGTATTTTCTTCTATCGTTAGTATGACTACCTCGGTTATGGGAACTCCTTATGAAGTTGGAGCTTATTGGGGAACGACTTATGCTTTTATTCTGATGGCAATTTTTGCGCTCATTGGTCTTATCTTGGCATGCTTTCTAAAGGAGGAAAATAAAGCAGCTAACCACGCTACCTGA
- a CDS encoding Gfo/Idh/MocA family protein: MKLGIVGAGKIVIDLLSFIHEIPDISVQGICGTSKSEHKLRDLQQQYEIPAIYTDFSRMLENDVDTIYVALPNHLHFPFVKQALLRDKHVICEKPFTSNLEEFLELQGLAMERGLILLEAITTLHLQNFKLIKEYMDSNSLGEIKIVQCNYSQYSSRYNAFKQGNILPAFNPDMSGGALMDINIYNIHWVVGLFGSPKRVNYLPNMERDIDTSGVLLLDYESFKAVCVGAKDSTGNSFCSIQGDQGTLQVNSPANTCESFVYTLNQQDSVNVNQQAHAHRMYEEFVKFEQIIANQDTETVKLLLEHSRRVMEVVQLAKDSAGLRFAQRK, translated from the coding sequence ATGAAGCTAGGCATAGTAGGAGCAGGAAAGATTGTTATAGATCTACTGAGTTTCATTCATGAGATTCCTGATATATCGGTGCAGGGGATATGTGGCACTTCAAAAAGTGAACATAAGCTAAGAGATTTGCAGCAGCAGTACGAAATACCTGCCATCTATACAGACTTTTCTAGAATGCTGGAGAATGATGTGGACACAATTTATGTGGCTCTACCGAACCATTTGCATTTTCCCTTTGTTAAACAAGCGCTGCTTCGGGACAAGCATGTGATTTGTGAGAAGCCGTTTACCTCTAATTTAGAGGAATTCTTGGAGCTACAGGGCTTAGCAATGGAGAGGGGCCTTATTCTTCTTGAGGCGATTACAACTCTACATCTTCAGAATTTTAAACTGATTAAAGAATATATGGATTCGAATTCTCTTGGAGAAATTAAGATTGTGCAATGTAACTACTCTCAATATTCCTCTCGTTATAATGCCTTTAAGCAGGGAAACATCCTGCCAGCTTTTAATCCAGATATGTCTGGTGGAGCGCTAATGGATATTAATATTTATAATATTCACTGGGTAGTAGGGTTGTTTGGAAGTCCGAAGAGGGTCAACTATCTTCCAAATATGGAGAGGGATATCGATACGTCTGGAGTACTGCTTTTAGATTATGAAAGCTTTAAAGCAGTTTGTGTGGGAGCTAAGGATAGCACTGGAAACTCTTTCTGTAGTATTCAAGGGGATCAGGGGACGCTTCAAGTAAATAGCCCAGCTAATACATGTGAATCCTTTGTCTACACTTTGAATCAGCAGGATTCTGTAAATGTAAATCAACAAGCCCATGCACACAGAATGTATGAAGAGTTCGTTAAGTTTGAACAGATCATTGCCAACCAGGATACGGAGACAGTCAAACTATTACTTGAGCACAGTAGAAGAGTTATGGAGGTCGTACAGTTGGCGAAAGATTCAGCTGGTCTTAGGTTCGCACAAAGAAAGTAG
- the gvpQ gene encoding gas vesicle protein GvpQ, giving the protein MSKPSKSDSKESYSGNEEASLAEKAKKGVKQLTDKIIDKTPENVKDKIKDKSKEWFLEQLKSNFQEEVQEKADHAADKLEYVKENNAETVHSLADKAKEKVQDVMLDVRDKLKKVKEAGEEFQNKINSNSSRSRIKGVNEIKGISQIKSAHRMKGIRQMKSHQNVKGYAQIKKLGS; this is encoded by the coding sequence TTGAGTAAACCATCAAAGAGCGACTCCAAAGAATCGTACTCTGGAAATGAAGAAGCAAGCCTTGCTGAGAAAGCGAAGAAGGGTGTCAAACAATTGACCGACAAAATCATCGACAAAACCCCTGAAAATGTTAAGGATAAGATCAAGGATAAATCGAAGGAGTGGTTCTTGGAGCAGCTTAAATCCAACTTTCAAGAGGAAGTTCAAGAAAAAGCGGATCATGCTGCGGACAAGCTGGAGTATGTGAAAGAGAACAATGCTGAAACAGTCCATAGCTTGGCGGACAAAGCCAAGGAAAAAGTTCAGGATGTCATGTTAGATGTTCGGGACAAGCTGAAAAAAGTTAAGGAGGCTGGGGAGGAGTTTCAGAATAAAATTAACTCCAATTCATCCAGATCCAGAATAAAAGGCGTTAATGAGATCAAAGGCATCAGCCAGATCAAAAGCGCACATCGTATGAAAGGCATCCGACAGATGAAAAGTCATCAGAACGTGAAAGGATATGCCCAAATCAAAAAACTAGGCTCTTAA
- the gvpA gene encoding gas vesicle structural protein GvpA: MSIQKSTDSSSLAEVIDRILDKGVVIDVFARVSLVGIELITVEARVVIASVDTWLRYAEAVGLLRDEVLEEGLSHEQSTDRGSMQLSI, from the coding sequence ATGAGTATACAAAAAAGTACGGATAGTTCCAGTTTGGCTGAAGTTATTGACCGCATATTGGATAAAGGTGTCGTTATTGATGTGTTCGCGAGGGTCTCTTTGGTCGGCATCGAGCTAATAACTGTCGAAGCCAGAGTCGTCATAGCCAGTGTGGATACGTGGTTGCGTTATGCAGAAGCGGTTGGTTTGCTCCGTGATGAGGTGCTGGAGGAAGGACTGTCTCATGAACAGTCCACTGATCGTGGAAGTATGCAATTAAGTATCTAA
- the gvpO gene encoding gas vesicle protein GvpO yields MMEIKKIIQTTNDFFEEHIAAPHKITSVEQRKQDDEGNKDEGWDLTIEVIEEKDYMKRYAKDEMLGVYQVTMNKNYEITSYSRVGRRYRSSVDDG; encoded by the coding sequence ATGATGGAAATTAAAAAGATAATACAAACGACTAACGATTTTTTTGAAGAACACATTGCAGCCCCCCATAAAATAACTTCGGTTGAACAGAGAAAGCAGGACGATGAGGGAAATAAAGATGAGGGCTGGGATCTTACTATTGAAGTAATCGAGGAAAAAGATTATATGAAAAGATATGCTAAGGACGAAATGTTGGGAGTGTACCAAGTGACCATGAATAAGAATTATGAGATTACCTCTTATTCACGAGTAGGTCGTAGGTATCGCAGTTCGGTTGATGACGGGTAA